Proteins found in one Rhodobacter capsulatus SB 1003 genomic segment:
- a CDS encoding FIST N-terminal domain-containing protein: MPKRQEEAAMDHPDSGLWRGPAAAVPARAAVPVGLPDPLPRLARALGPGPFAQVFLFASPEADLAALAAAAPAVFGPARVCGCSTSGEITGRGYDSGQIVAFALPAAGFEVEQLLIEPLDALDPRALISDLLRARQALGRRAPDWPHEAAVLLIDGLSGQEDALVAALSGGLGAVPVVGGSAGDGARFRTAPVFARGQLRENAAVLTLIRSAWELRPFCFAHQRPTARRMVVTRADPSRRLVARINDEPAAREYARALGRLPEQLTPFLFAAHPLLVRAGGRHHVRSIQQVEPDGGLTFFAAIDEGLVLTLAEPVDMVAHLRAEMAGLCAGGRPSVILAFDCFFRRLEAEGRQLGREISELLMQHGVWGLSTYGEQVGAMHVNQTLTGLAFYPPEVRR; encoded by the coding sequence ATGCCAAAGCGGCAGGAGGAGGCTGCGATGGATCACCCCGACAGCGGTCTTTGGCGGGGGCCGGCCGCCGCCGTGCCCGCGCGCGCGGCGGTCCCGGTTGGTCTGCCCGATCCGCTGCCGCGTCTGGCGCGGGCGCTCGGCCCCGGGCCTTTCGCGCAGGTCTTCCTCTTTGCCAGCCCCGAGGCCGATCTCGCGGCGCTGGCCGCCGCGGCCCCCGCGGTTTTCGGCCCGGCCCGGGTCTGCGGCTGTTCCACCTCGGGCGAGATCACCGGGCGCGGCTATGACAGCGGCCAGATCGTCGCCTTTGCCCTGCCCGCGGCCGGGTTCGAGGTCGAGCAGCTGCTGATCGAGCCGCTGGATGCGCTGGACCCGCGGGCGCTGATTTCCGATCTGTTGCGGGCGCGGCAGGCCTTGGGGCGGCGCGCGCCGGACTGGCCCCACGAGGCGGCGGTGCTGCTGATCGACGGGCTTTCGGGACAGGAGGATGCGCTGGTCGCGGCGCTGTCGGGCGGGCTGGGGGCGGTGCCGGTCGTCGGCGGCTCGGCCGGGGACGGGGCGCGGTTCCGCACGGCGCCGGTCTTTGCCCGCGGCCAGCTGCGCGAGAATGCGGCGGTGCTGACGCTGATCCGTTCGGCCTGGGAATTGCGGCCCTTCTGTTTCGCCCATCAGCGCCCGACCGCGCGGCGGATGGTGGTGACGCGGGCCGATCCCTCGCGCAGGCTGGTGGCGCGGATCAACGACGAACCGGCGGCGCGGGAATATGCCCGCGCGCTGGGGCGGCTGCCCGAGCAGCTGACGCCCTTCCTTTTCGCCGCGCATCCGCTTCTGGTGCGGGCGGGCGGGCGGCATCATGTGCGCTCGATCCAGCAGGTGGAGCCCGACGGCGGGCTGACCTTCTTTGCCGCGATCGACGAGGGGCTGGTGCTGACCCTGGCCGAGCCGGTCGACATGGTGGCGCATCTGCGCGCGGAAATGGCCGGTCTGTGCGCGGGCGGGCGTCCTTCGGTGATCCTGGCCTTCGACTGTTTCTTTCGCCGTCTGGAGGCCGAGGGGCGTCAGCTGGGCCGCGAGATCTCCGAGTTGCTGATGCAGCACGGGGTCTGGGGGCTGTCGACCTATGGCGAGCAGGTGGGGGCGATGCATGTGAACCAGACCCTGACCGGGCTGGCCTTTTATCCGCCCGAGGTCCGCAGATGA
- a CDS encoding ABC transporter substrate-binding protein produces MALMVGGPAAAETVRLDWLQHQVTPPVVLSNLAGDPADLGLAGARLSLADIATTGKFLKIDWALHETVVPPEADFLAAAQRLLAAGARVLIVRAPAADLLALADLPEAQGALIFNTAAPEPRLRAEDCRANVLHTLPSTAMRTDALAQQLRAKRWESLALITGPQPEDRAFAAALKASLTKFGLSLAGEKDWPLSADMRRSGAAEVPLFTQDLPEHDLLLVADERGDFARYIPFNTWLPRPVAGSEGLTAKGWTEVVEDYGAAQLQLRFRSAASRPMQDADFAAWAAIAAISDARTRTGTADPAALRSFLLSDKARIAAFLGQPVSFRPWDGQMRQPMPLVTERAVVAMAPLEGFLHQTNELDTLGTDRPETLCTAFGARP; encoded by the coding sequence ATGGCGCTCATGGTCGGCGGTCCGGCCGCGGCCGAGACGGTGCGTCTTGACTGGCTTCAGCATCAGGTGACGCCGCCGGTGGTGCTGTCGAACCTTGCGGGCGATCCGGCCGATCTGGGCCTTGCGGGGGCGCGGCTCAGCCTCGCCGATATCGCGACGACGGGGAAATTCCTCAAGATCGACTGGGCGTTGCACGAAACCGTCGTGCCCCCCGAGGCAGACTTTCTCGCCGCCGCGCAACGCCTTCTGGCCGCGGGCGCCCGGGTGCTGATCGTGCGCGCCCCGGCCGCCGATCTGCTGGCGCTGGCCGATCTACCCGAGGCACAAGGGGCGCTGATCTTCAACACCGCCGCGCCCGAGCCGCGGCTGCGCGCCGAAGACTGCCGGGCGAACGTGCTGCACACGCTGCCCTCGACCGCGATGCGCACCGATGCGCTGGCGCAGCAATTGCGGGCGAAACGCTGGGAAAGCCTTGCGCTGATCACCGGCCCGCAGCCCGAGGACCGCGCCTTTGCCGCGGCGCTGAAAGCCAGCCTGACGAAATTCGGCCTCTCGCTTGCGGGGGAAAAGGACTGGCCGCTGAGCGCCGACATGCGCCGGTCCGGCGCGGCCGAGGTGCCGCTTTTCACCCAGGACCTGCCCGAACATGACCTGCTGCTCGTGGCCGATGAACGCGGCGATTTCGCCCGTTACATCCCCTTCAACACCTGGTTGCCGCGCCCGGTCGCGGGCTCCGAAGGGCTGACCGCGAAAGGCTGGACCGAGGTGGTCGAAGATTACGGCGCGGCGCAGCTGCAGCTGCGGTTTCGCAGCGCCGCCAGCCGCCCGATGCAGGACGCCGATTTCGCCGCCTGGGCCGCCATCGCCGCGATTTCCGACGCGCGCACCCGCACGGGCACGGCCGATCCCGCGGCCCTGCGCAGCTTCCTGCTTTCGGACAAGGCGCGGATCGCGGCATTCCTCGGCCAGCCGGTCAGCTTCCGCCCCTGGGACGGGCAGATGCGCCAGCCGATGCCGCTTGTGACCGAACGCGCCGTGGTGGCGATGGCCCCGCTCGAAGGCTTCCTGCACCAGACGAACGAGCTTGACACATTGGGCACCGACCGCCCCGAAACCCTTTGCACCGCCTTCGGAGCCAGACCATGA
- a CDS encoding c-type cytochrome — protein MRKRFILAAVLAAALASGAQADPTQRIKIDAGRQFFDANCHRCHSVDADRKSYGPLLEGVVGRRAGSFPGYPYSKALAASGFVWTKGAIRAWIEANDQLVPGTKMRHVGITDPTVQDFIVEYLASLQP, from the coding sequence ATGAGAAAACGTTTCATCCTTGCCGCCGTGCTGGCCGCGGCCCTTGCCTCTGGCGCGCAGGCGGACCCGACCCAGCGCATCAAGATCGATGCCGGGCGGCAATTCTTTGACGCCAACTGCCACCGCTGCCATTCGGTCGATGCCGACAGGAAAAGTTACGGCCCGCTGCTCGAGGGCGTCGTCGGGCGCCGCGCCGGGTCGTTCCCGGGCTATCCCTATTCGAAGGCGCTGGCGGCGTCGGGCTTCGTCTGGACCAAGGGCGCGATCCGCGCCTGGATCGAGGCGAATGACCAGCTCGTGCCCGGCACGAAGATGCGCCATGTCGGCATCACCGATCCGACGGTGCAGGATTTCATCGTCGAATATCTGGCCAGCCTGCAGCCCTGA
- a CDS encoding PQQ-dependent methanol/ethanol family dehydrogenase: MNRFVLAAVVALTCFGTAQAGGVTEEDLRNDQQTAGDVVTNGMGRDLQRFSPLATLNRDNVKNLMPAWAFSLGGEKQRGQESQPIVYDGVMYITGSYSRLYAIDIHTGKEIWQYDARLPEGILPCCDVINRGAAIYGDNVYFGTLDARIVALDRKTGDVKWNKKIADYKEGYSYTAAPLIVNGLVITGNSGGEFGIVGEVQARNAETGELVWTRPMIEGHMGTLNGKPSTMTGTLNATWPGDLWKTGGGATWLGGSYDAETDTLVFGAGNPAPWNSHLRNAGTPTEGNKGDNLYAASRVGIDPATGEIKWHFQTTPREGWDFDGVNEVVGFVDKDGNKRFATADRNGFFYVLNRADGKFVNAWPFVKNITWAKGIDETGRPIYNEENRPGAPDAAAEAAKGQQIFAVPSFLGGKNWMPMAYSQTTGLFYVPSNEWGMDIWNEPINYKKGAAYLGAGFTIKPLFEDYIGSLKAIDPNTGAVKWEYKNDAPLWGGVMTTAGKLVFTGNPEGEFMALDAETGEKLWSFQTGSGIVGQPITWEQDGEQYVSIISGWGGAVPLWGGEVAKRVNYLNQGGTVWTFRLPKQLASVN; the protein is encoded by the coding sequence ATGAACCGTTTCGTTCTGGCCGCGGTGGTGGCCCTGACATGTTTCGGCACCGCGCAGGCGGGCGGCGTGACCGAGGAGGATCTGCGCAACGACCAGCAGACCGCGGGCGACGTGGTGACGAACGGGATGGGGCGCGATCTGCAGCGGTTCAGCCCGCTTGCCACGCTCAACCGCGACAACGTCAAGAACCTGATGCCCGCCTGGGCCTTCAGCCTGGGCGGCGAGAAGCAGCGCGGCCAGGAAAGCCAGCCGATCGTCTATGACGGCGTCATGTACATCACCGGCTCCTATTCGCGGCTTTACGCGATCGACATCCACACCGGCAAGGAGATTTGGCAATATGACGCCCGCCTGCCCGAGGGCATCCTGCCCTGCTGCGACGTGATCAACCGCGGCGCGGCGATCTATGGCGACAATGTCTATTTCGGCACCCTTGATGCCCGCATCGTCGCGCTCGACCGCAAGACCGGCGATGTGAAATGGAACAAGAAGATCGCCGATTACAAGGAAGGCTATTCCTACACCGCCGCGCCGCTGATCGTGAACGGGCTCGTCATCACCGGCAATTCGGGCGGCGAATTCGGCATCGTCGGCGAGGTGCAGGCGCGCAATGCGGAGACGGGCGAGCTGGTCTGGACCCGGCCGATGATCGAGGGCCACATGGGCACGCTGAACGGCAAGCCCTCGACGATGACGGGCACGCTGAACGCGACCTGGCCGGGCGATCTGTGGAAGACCGGCGGCGGCGCCACCTGGCTTGGCGGCAGCTATGATGCCGAGACCGACACGCTGGTCTTCGGCGCGGGCAACCCGGCGCCCTGGAACAGCCATCTGCGCAACGCGGGCACGCCCACCGAGGGTAACAAGGGCGACAACCTTTACGCCGCCTCGCGCGTGGGGATCGACCCGGCGACGGGCGAGATCAAGTGGCACTTCCAGACCACCCCGCGCGAGGGCTGGGATTTCGACGGCGTGAACGAGGTGGTGGGCTTTGTCGACAAGGACGGCAACAAGCGCTTTGCCACCGCCGACCGCAACGGTTTCTTTTATGTGCTCAACCGCGCGGACGGCAAATTCGTCAACGCCTGGCCCTTCGTGAAGAACATCACCTGGGCCAAGGGCATCGATGAAACCGGCCGTCCGATCTACAACGAGGAGAACCGCCCCGGTGCCCCCGATGCCGCGGCCGAAGCGGCCAAGGGCCAGCAGATCTTTGCCGTGCCCTCGTTCCTGGGCGGCAAGAACTGGATGCCGATGGCCTACAGCCAGACCACGGGGCTCTTCTATGTCCCCTCGAACGAATGGGGGATGGATATCTGGAACGAGCCGATCAATTACAAGAAGGGCGCGGCTTACCTGGGCGCGGGCTTCACGATCAAGCCGCTCTTCGAGGATTACATCGGCTCGCTCAAGGCGATCGATCCGAATACGGGCGCGGTGAAATGGGAATACAAGAACGACGCGCCGCTGTGGGGGGGCGTGATGACCACCGCGGGCAAGCTGGTCTTCACCGGCAACCCCGAGGGCGAGTTCATGGCGCTGGACGCGGAAACCGGCGAAAAGCTGTGGTCGTTCCAGACCGGCTCGGGCATCGTCGGCCAGCCGATCACCTGGGAACAGGACGGCGAGCAATATGTCTCGATCATCTCGGGCTGGGGCGGCGCGGTGCCGCTTTGGGGCGGCGAAGTGGCCAAGCGCGTCAACTATCTGAACCAGGGCGGCACGGTCTGGACCTTCCGGCTGCCCAAGCAGCTTGCCTCGGTCAACTGA
- a CDS encoding response regulator, whose product MTPEPAAAASPRTDFRSALIVDDHPLFCDALAMTLQAVAGIEEIASADSLETALIRVESAEGAPADVLVLDLNLPDVNGLDGLMRLRQAAPEMPIVVVSSIDDPRVIRAAISAGAAGFVPKHSRRELFRAAFAAIARGEIFVPESTGDSLATGDGMSPQDEAIRRLSLLTRQQANILEQICAGKMNKQIAYDLSIAETTVKAHVTAIMRKLGVYSRTQAVLLAREAQINAPLPEGWRKP is encoded by the coding sequence ATGACCCCGGAACCCGCCGCCGCCGCCAGCCCGCGCACCGATTTCCGCTCGGCGCTGATCGTCGATGACCACCCGCTGTTTTGCGACGCGCTGGCGATGACGCTGCAGGCGGTGGCCGGGATCGAGGAGATCGCCAGCGCCGACAGTCTGGAAACCGCGCTGATCCGCGTCGAAAGCGCCGAGGGGGCACCGGCCGACGTGCTGGTGCTGGATCTGAACCTGCCCGATGTGAACGGGCTGGACGGGCTGATGCGGCTGCGTCAGGCGGCGCCAGAGATGCCGATCGTGGTGGTCTCCTCGATCGATGATCCGCGGGTGATCCGCGCCGCGATCTCGGCGGGGGCGGCGGGCTTCGTGCCGAAACATTCGCGCCGGGAATTGTTTCGCGCCGCCTTTGCCGCCATCGCGCGCGGCGAAATCTTCGTGCCGGAATCGACGGGCGACAGCCTCGCCACCGGCGACGGCATGAGCCCGCAGGACGAGGCCATCCGCCGCCTCAGCCTGCTGACCCGGCAACAGGCGAACATCCTGGAACAGATCTGCGCGGGCAAGATGAACAAGCAGATCGCCTATGACCTGTCGATTGCCGAAACCACGGTCAAGGCGCATGTGACGGCGATCATGCGCAAGCTGGGCGTCTATTCCCGCACCCAGGCCGTGCTTCTGGCGCGCGAGGCGCAGATCAATGCGCCCTTGCCGGAAGGCTGGCGCAAGCCGTAG
- a CDS encoding YVTN family beta-propeller repeat protein — translation MIRALLLTTLLATPAMADEIWVTNESDDTVSVIDVATLAVKATYPTGERPRGITFSRDFKRLYICASDSDAVQVIDPETGAILHDLPSGEDPEQFVLAPDDRLLYIANEDDAITTVVDTQSRSVVAQIDVGVEPEGMGISPDGKLQVTTSETTNMAHWIDTATHRIVANTLVDSRPRHAEFSPDGAELWVSSEIGGTVTVFDTATQTEKGKISFAIPGVRAEKLQPVGMRFSPDAARVFVALGPANHLAVVDAKTLQVERYIMVGRRVWHMAISPDQTRLFTTNGVSGDVTVIDLATLEPLATIKVGRFPWGAAARPTPN, via the coding sequence ATGATCCGCGCCCTTTTGCTGACGACCCTGCTCGCCACGCCCGCGATGGCCGATGAAATCTGGGTGACGAACGAATCCGACGACACGGTCAGCGTGATCGACGTCGCGACGCTGGCGGTCAAGGCCACCTATCCCACCGGCGAACGGCCGCGCGGCATCACCTTTTCGCGCGATTTCAAGCGGCTTTACATCTGCGCCTCGGACAGCGACGCGGTGCAGGTGATAGACCCGGAGACGGGGGCGATCCTGCATGACCTGCCCTCGGGCGAGGATCCCGAGCAATTCGTCCTCGCCCCCGATGACCGGCTTCTCTACATCGCGAACGAGGATGACGCGATCACCACCGTCGTCGATACGCAAAGCCGGTCGGTGGTGGCGCAGATCGATGTCGGCGTCGAGCCCGAGGGGATGGGGATTTCCCCCGATGGCAAGCTGCAGGTGACGACCTCGGAAACCACCAACATGGCGCATTGGATCGACACGGCGACGCATCGGATCGTCGCGAACACGCTGGTCGACAGCCGCCCGCGGCATGCGGAATTTTCGCCCGATGGCGCGGAACTTTGGGTCAGTTCCGAAATCGGCGGTACGGTGACGGTGTTCGACACCGCGACACAGACCGAGAAGGGCAAGATTTCCTTTGCCATTCCGGGCGTGCGGGCAGAAAAGCTGCAACCCGTGGGGATGAGGTTCTCGCCCGATGCCGCCCGGGTTTTCGTGGCGCTGGGCCCCGCCAATCATCTGGCCGTCGTCGATGCGAAGACCCTTCAGGTCGAGCGCTACATCATGGTCGGCCGCCGCGTCTGGCACATGGCGATCTCGCCCGATCAGACCCGGCTTTTCACCACGAACGGCGTCTCGGGCGATGTGACGGTGATCGACCTCGCCACGCTCGAGCCGCTTGCCACGATCAAGGTCGGCCGCTTCCCCTGGGGCGCCGCCGCCCGCCCCACCCCGAACTAG
- a CDS encoding tetratricopeptide repeat protein: protein MRKSALSLALLSVLGLPAAAQEGTQGDLNPPEMSLERVLRDVERGETSMTHCASGYFLTKSGDHAGARAVFGLCAERGWTGAMTWMSQLDDNGLGGPEDPAAAAEWNRRAAAAGDPVGLFNRGLDLLRGRGTARDPEAGRQFVDRAAAAGLGDAQRLQRAGYDWREVTPDADEARYMPQG, encoded by the coding sequence ATGCGCAAATCTGCCCTTTCGCTGGCGCTTCTGTCTGTCCTTGGCCTGCCCGCGGCGGCGCAGGAGGGGACGCAGGGCGATCTGAACCCGCCCGAGATGAGCCTCGAGCGGGTGCTGCGCGATGTCGAACGGGGGGAGACCTCGATGACCCACTGCGCGAGCGGTTATTTCCTGACGAAATCGGGCGATCATGCGGGCGCGCGTGCGGTCTTCGGGCTTTGCGCCGAGCGCGGCTGGACCGGGGCGATGACCTGGATGAGCCAGCTCGACGACAACGGGCTGGGCGGTCCCGAGGATCCGGCGGCGGCGGCCGAATGGAACCGGCGGGCCGCCGCGGCGGGCGATCCGGTCGGGCTGTTCAACCGCGGTCTGGATCTTTTGCGCGGGCGCGGCACCGCCCGCGACCCCGAGGCGGGGCGGCAGTTCGTCGACCGGGCCGCCGCGGCGGGTCTGGGCGATGCGCAGCGGCTGCAGCGCGCGGGCTATGATTGGCGCGAAGTCACCCCCGATGCCGACGAGGCGCGGTACATGCCGCAGGGTTGA